GACTGCAAGCGTTATTGAAATGATAAACAACAGGAGAATAATTAGCTGAGGGGAGCAGGTGGAAATGGCCTTGTAGCGCCCTTCCACAGAAGGAATCATGAGGACAGTGGAGAAGATACgaacatatgaagaaactaaaatggTAAAGCAGAATAAGAAAATACATAAACTTGCcagaaataatataaattcagTATGAAACACATCAGGGGGTAAGACTTTCAATACATGAGGGCCATCACAGAAAAACTGGTGAATCACATTAGATCCTCTGAAGGGCTGGCGGAAGATGTTTCCTGTGTGGGCAGCGGAATAAATGAGCCCACTGAGCCAGGAACCAGATGCTGCCCAGAGACAACGTGCAGGATTCATGATGATGCCATAGTGGAGGGGGTGACAGATGGCCACAAAGCGGTCATACGACATGGCCACAAGCAAAGCAAACTCTGCTGTTataaaaaaatgcaacaaaaaagatttgaatagCACAGTCAAGGATGGACAGAGAATGAATCCCAGACAAAGAACTGACAATAAATTTTGGAAAAGTGACGGAAATGGTACAGACATCCAGAAGCGACAAATTgctcagaaaaaaatacataggagAGTGAAGGTGTGAGTCAGTAATAATTGCAGCAATGGTGAGAAGATTCcctatcagggcagctaggtaaatCATCAGGAACAGGGTAGCATGTAGCACCTGCAGCTCCCGTATGTTGGAGAACTCCATGAGGAGGAAGTCTTTGATGATGGAGAAGTTGCTCattcctgtttggtcataaaaaaaaacattatgagtatcagaaaaaagtaatgaaaagacAAATGAAGTAAAATACTCATTTAGAAAGAACTTGAAAATAATTCTATCCAATGAaaactgaacaaaagaaaaatcattccaCATTTTAAATCAAAAGCCACTGAAGGGAGAGCATGCAGTTGGAATACGGGGGTGGGGGTGCTAAAATGCTTCCAAAAATTCTGGGACAACCCATTTTGCAGGGAccaaactgaggcagacagagctaCGGACTTACCCAGGATCTCAGAGACAACAAGGGTCTGGTCCACAATGGAATTAATGAACTAACTTTGAGAGTGTCATTCTATAGTGCTACATAGCTGCTCAATTATTCTATCCCACATTTAAATGATCAACATATGCTCATTAAGATATATGCAACTGGCTCTAACTAAATAGACtgtaacaaattagaaatttcatCTCTCCTAAAGTATACCCCAataatttgtttgtttgctctgctattttcattttttgttgagCTGTTTTTTGCATTTAACAGACAGGTCAAGAGCTCAGATTCTGAGTTTGCAAgtaaggaaatggaaagaattttattATCCATATTAATAGCTATTAATGCAAATGCTACCTGACAGTTTTctgaaagaaaacagagaccaCATGTGTTATTCAAAATTTGAAAGACGATCTTAAGCCTTTTGGTTTCCCTTCAGAATGAAGAATTTCTAGATGAAGATGAACTCTTCTAATCCTCACTCACAGAGTATCTTTACTGTAACTAACATGAAAAGTGTTTCTTGTTCTAAAGAAATTATCATTTCTGTATTTACATAAGACTAGACTAAGGTTAGTACATGCCTTTTATCTGATTCAGTGATCAAATGATGGAAATAGAAATTCAAGAGctatgatttttaataattttatcacTTCCAAAACATTTCATCTTAGAGTCATTTTTCACTTCCAAGGAGTATCAGGGCCAGAATTTGTTATATTATCACTTTGGAAGATATAGTCTGCATTGCCCATACCAGTGCCAACATTTATGATGCCTATTTctacatattttttcttatagtGTGAAAGCAATTCATTTCTCCAAATCAACTATATGAAAATTCACTACTTAATGTGTTAATTGACTATGGAAAAAAGTAAGAATGGCattgagattttatttatatagagaCCTCATAAAGCAGAAAATGTCTACAACTCAGATGGataagacagaaacagagatagaagtAGTGGTGGAGAATGTAATAGAAAGatataaaagtaaagaaatagataGTGGattgatatatgaatatatgaatgtgTAGACAATAATAGATATATTGATGGAGTGATAAACAGATATATCTGTATTTGTAAATGTATCTATAGACAcacatgtatttaaatatatatagatgAATATAAGTTGTTTGTAAGCATCAAATAATgtctatgtgcatatatgtgtgtaaagaGATATGTACAGAAAGAAACAGGTAGATAGAAAGATGAGAGATTGAGGTAcagagatacatagatagatagatgaaagataAATACATGTGAGTCACCATCCTCCTTAATCACAAATACTCTTTTAGATCTTGGCTTCTTTTGAAACTTTTTGTCAATCTTGAACCACCAAGGGGACattagaattcttttttcaatCTTCCAATTTATTTCAGAAGCAAATCTCACATTTCAACCCTTTGGATAATATTGTCTGAACTTGTTGCCCTTGAATTCATTGACCTAGCATGATCTCCCCTCCAGTCATCTATAGATTTCCTTTAGACATAAACATAGAAATACATTCACAacacagatgcacacacacacactcacacacacacaaacatatatgtaaatgaaACACTTACTGTTGTTCTCTAGGCTTCTCTTTCCTGCTAAATAATCTAAATTGAGAAAGAAGTCACAGATCTCAATATCTCAGAGCAACaagagaaaacaaacatttagAGGAATTGAGGTCACATCAGGAAACTCCTAATTTTAATTAGAAGtgataaatgaatataatttccTCTGTTTCTTGCAGTTATAAAACTCTATTTTTCTAGGCAGTAGAATCAAGGATATTTAGCATCTACTTCAAATCATTCTAAAGTGGTCTTTGATTAACAGAGTTTCTGATGGTGAAACAACTTCATAGAAAATTGCTAGGGAATTGTTGAAGTCCTCAACCAAGTTAGTCATTCCTGTACGTATTTCTCTTTCAAGCACAATGATAGGAGCAGAACCTCAAACCTGGAAACCAAAACAACTAAATTATCCAATTCCTGCATGTAAAAGGAAGAACAGAGACATACAGTGATTAACCATAGTTTTTCATGTTTGGAAATGAGAAAGTCCAGGTAAAATAACTGTCTTCTACTTCTAAATTCATTAGTCCTTCAAATGAATTTATCCAAAACTCCAATTTATCATTGCCACAACAATATTGAATTATAGATGAGGGAATGGAGGAGAGATAGGTGAAAGTAGAATTGACACACCGTTTGCTGGACCTGGAGGTATCTGTGGCGTGTTTCAACACAAAGATTAGCTATGGACAAAGAGCATCAAGAGCTGACCCATTTACCCACCTCTCCTTGTGATCAGTAATACAAATGTGCAATAAACTGAAGGTAAAACTGGGTTCAGTCatcatagatgagaaaaaaaattgacctatATAATTGACCTATATACATAAAGTTCTTCAGATTTAACAATGATATCACTTAAATCATCTCTGGTTaccatcaaaatgaaaaaaaatttgtgcAATGCACAAGCTACAGAAAGAAGAAGGGTGAATGAAGGAGAATGAGGCTTACCCATAGTCAAATCACAGTAAATCAACAATCATTGTTAAGCATTTTCTGTGTCCCAGAGTCTGTGTAAGTATTGAAGTTTCTAAGATAGGCAAAAACAGTTCCTGACCTCATTGAACACATGTGGATAGAGAGGAGAAGGTGAGTAAAGAAGGATGGAAAAATGATATATacaggaagaactgaaaatgaacTCAGAGAGAAACCTAAAAGATTACCCAACTCATTAGAGCCAGGAGCAGAATTTGGACTAAGAATTTAACGTTATTTCAACCCACCATTTCATCCACAGTATGATGACAAACTACCTCTCACAAAAAAGGAGTTACTTATACTCAGATCAGCCCCATGATTTTGACTTCACATATTAAGCCCCTGAGCAAACTGACCagtcacaaataaatataatgacaattttaatgaaaataccTGAGATAATTGTTTAGATGTGCATACATTTCAGTTTTGTTGGTAATGTCTTTAGCTTCTTACAATTCTATACATAATCTGGAGATGATTTCTTTCACCACCAATTAATTTCATTCTCACTGacataatcaaaaaaaaatgtcaaagcaCTGAAATCCAAAGTTCTGAAAATGAAGACATTTTGGAGACTTTTGGTAATTCTTATCGTACAGGACTAGTATAATATATTGTGCAGTGTCATTTGAGGAAATGTCTATTAAATTTCCTGAGTGTACAAGGCAAACAGCATCATCTCCTTTGTTCCTAGGAACTCTTTCTCCATCCCTTGAGAATTATTAAATAGGCCAAGTCCATTGCATAAACAGCATGATGAAAAACTTTCTCCCTTTAAGCTCATTAAAATGTCAGCCATAAAATCAGAGGCTAATGGGACTCTCTCAGTTGAAAAGGGTCTAAATAaagaatcaataaacatttattggatGCCTGCTATACACTAGGCAATGTGTTAAGTGTAAAGGaaatggagggaggaaaatgaaggGGAGAAAACATCCAGCACAAGGGATGAGGGAGAAGCACAAAGGCAGTGTAACTGGAACGAAATGAGCAGAAGAATGTGTTGGGCTCTCCACTGAATGGAGAGTCATGCTGATAAGATGTGTTGGACACC
The Macrotis lagotis isolate mMagLag1 chromosome 3, bilby.v1.9.chrom.fasta, whole genome shotgun sequence genome window above contains:
- the LOC141519473 gene encoding olfactory receptor 14I1-like, which gives rise to MSYDRFVAICHPLHYGIIMNPARCLWAASGSWLSGLIYSAAHTGNIFRQPFRGSNVIHQFFCDGPHVLKVLPPDVFHTEFILFLASLCIFLFCFTILVSSYVRIFSTVLMIPSVEGRYKAISTCSPQLIILLLFIISITLAVLSDISDTSPIQNLLIALSYTALPPLMNPIIYSLRNQKIIVAMRKMIRRMIYSPSWKT